Proteins encoded in a region of the Streptomyces sp. NBC_01471 genome:
- a CDS encoding response regulator transcription factor, whose translation MIRVLLADDQALVRGALASMLRLEADIDVVAEAASGAEALEAAARTTPDIALLDVQMPGPDGLTVAAELHRVLPACRVVICTTFGRPGYLARAMSAGAAGFVVKDSPPEQLVEAIRRVHAGLRVVDPALAAESLASGVSPLTDRESDVLRAAADGGTVTDIARSLHLSKGTVRNHLSSAIGKTRARTRAEAVRLAEGNGWL comes from the coding sequence ATGATCCGTGTCCTGCTCGCCGACGACCAGGCGCTCGTGCGCGGGGCGCTGGCCTCGATGCTGCGGCTCGAAGCCGACATCGACGTGGTCGCCGAGGCCGCCTCGGGCGCCGAGGCACTCGAAGCCGCGGCGCGCACCACCCCGGACATCGCGCTCCTGGACGTGCAGATGCCCGGCCCGGACGGGCTCACGGTCGCCGCCGAACTCCACCGCGTACTGCCTGCCTGCCGCGTGGTCATCTGCACCACCTTCGGCCGGCCCGGCTACCTCGCGCGGGCGATGTCGGCGGGCGCGGCCGGTTTCGTCGTCAAGGACTCCCCGCCCGAACAGCTCGTCGAGGCGATCCGCCGCGTGCACGCCGGGCTGCGCGTGGTCGACCCCGCTCTCGCGGCCGAATCCCTCGCCAGCGGTGTCAGCCCCCTCACCGACCGGGAGAGCGACGTGCTCCGCGCCGCGGCCGACGGCGGCACGGTCACCGACATCGCCCGGTCCCTGCACCTGTCCAAGGGCACCGTGCGCAACCACCTGTCATCGGCCATCGGAAAGACCCGGGCACGCACCCGCGCCGAGGCGGTCCGGCTCGCGGAGGGCAACGGCTGGCTGTGA
- a CDS encoding amidohydrolase family protein, with protein sequence MLDHLIRGATVVDGTGAPSYVADLGIRDGRIAVIAKPGTVTEPAASTEDATGLVLAPGFVDPHTHYDAQLFWDPYATPSMNHGVTTVAGGNCGFTLAPLNPDRPADADYTRRMMSKVEGMSLVALEEGAPWNWSTFAEYLDALDGRTAVNAGFMVGHCALRRHVMGADAIGGQPTGEQLAEMLRLFHEAMDAGAWGFSTTQSSTHSDGDGEPVASRHAGPAELLALSKAVGEHEGTQIEAIVAGCLDQFSDEEVDLFVGMSAAAGRPLNWNVLTIDAAVPERVPRQISASDRAREEGGRIVALTMPILTPMNMSLGTFCALNLIPGWGDVLGLPVPERITELRDPGVRAEMLRRANSKEAGVFRRLVNFGRYVIGDTYSEANEGLSGRVVKDIAAERGQEPFHCLVEICANDDLRTVLWPMPTDNDPDSWELRRKTWEHEDVMLGGSDAGAHLDRMCGAPYTTRFIGDCLRGRKLVGLEAAVKMLTDDPAQLFGLRERGRIEEGFHADLVLFDPERIAAGPATLVHDLPGDSPRLDSRAIGIVSVRVNGVETIRDDEITGAVPGTVLRSGRDTRTVATR encoded by the coding sequence ATGCTCGACCACCTCATCCGCGGAGCGACCGTCGTGGACGGCACCGGTGCCCCCTCGTACGTCGCGGACCTCGGCATCCGGGACGGCCGCATAGCCGTCATCGCGAAGCCCGGCACCGTCACCGAGCCCGCCGCGAGCACCGAGGACGCCACCGGACTCGTGCTCGCCCCCGGCTTCGTCGACCCGCACACCCACTACGACGCACAGCTCTTCTGGGACCCGTACGCCACCCCGTCCATGAACCACGGCGTGACCACCGTCGCGGGCGGCAACTGCGGCTTCACCCTCGCCCCGCTCAACCCGGACCGCCCCGCCGACGCCGACTACACGCGCCGCATGATGTCCAAGGTCGAGGGCATGTCGCTGGTCGCGCTCGAAGAGGGCGCCCCCTGGAACTGGTCGACCTTCGCGGAGTACCTGGACGCCCTGGACGGCCGTACCGCCGTCAACGCGGGGTTCATGGTGGGCCACTGCGCCCTGCGCCGCCACGTGATGGGGGCCGACGCCATCGGCGGGCAGCCCACCGGGGAACAGCTCGCCGAGATGCTGCGGCTCTTCCACGAGGCGATGGACGCGGGTGCCTGGGGGTTCTCCACCACCCAGTCGTCCACCCACTCCGACGGTGACGGCGAGCCCGTCGCGTCCCGGCACGCGGGCCCCGCCGAACTGCTCGCCCTGTCCAAGGCGGTCGGCGAGCACGAGGGCACCCAGATCGAAGCCATCGTCGCGGGCTGCCTCGACCAGTTCAGCGACGAGGAGGTCGACCTCTTCGTCGGGATGAGCGCGGCAGCGGGCCGCCCGCTCAACTGGAACGTCCTGACCATCGACGCCGCCGTGCCCGAACGCGTACCGCGCCAGATCAGCGCCAGCGACCGCGCGCGCGAGGAGGGCGGCCGGATCGTCGCCCTCACGATGCCCATCCTGACCCCGATGAACATGTCGCTCGGCACGTTCTGCGCGCTGAACCTGATCCCCGGCTGGGGCGACGTCCTGGGGCTTCCGGTGCCCGAGCGGATCACGGAGCTGCGCGACCCCGGCGTACGGGCGGAGATGCTGCGGCGCGCCAACAGCAAGGAGGCGGGCGTCTTCCGGCGGCTCGTCAACTTCGGGCGGTACGTCATCGGCGACACCTACTCCGAGGCCAACGAAGGGCTCAGCGGCCGGGTGGTGAAGGACATCGCGGCCGAGCGCGGTCAGGAGCCGTTCCACTGCCTGGTGGAGATCTGCGCCAACGACGACCTGCGCACCGTGCTCTGGCCGATGCCCACCGACAACGACCCGGACTCCTGGGAGCTGCGGCGCAAGACCTGGGAGCACGAGGACGTGATGCTGGGCGGCTCCGACGCGGGCGCGCACCTGGACCGGATGTGCGGTGCCCCGTACACGACGCGCTTCATCGGGGACTGCCTGCGCGGCCGCAAGCTGGTCGGCCTCGAAGCGGCGGTGAAGATGCTGACGGACGACCCGGCCCAGCTCTTCGGGCTGCGTGAGCGCGGCCGGATCGAGGAGGGCTTCCACGCCGATCTGGTGCTGTTCGACCCGGAGCGGATCGCGGCGGGCCCGGCGACGCTCGTGCACGACCTGCCGGGCGACAGCCCCCGGCTCGACTCCCGGGCGATCGGCATCGTGTCGGTACGGGTCAATGGCGTCGAGACCATCAGGGACGACGAGATCACCGGCGCCGTGCCGGGCACGGTACTGCGGTCGGGCCGCGACACCAGGACGGTGGCGACCCGTTGA
- a CDS encoding aldehyde dehydrogenase family protein — protein MSEGQEQRVNAVRDQGLFIDGEWVAPDGGHYDVINPATEESVGPAPEASREQVYAAAAAARAAFAGWSRTAPEERSAILGRAADIMQREFLPYAALARAESGATTATARGMQVGVGVARFRRYAKGALEPVEQGLPPQINEAGPMGRAGVFGALAARRPVGVVTCITSYNNPWANPAGKVAPALAMGNTVVVKPAPQDPLSVFRMAEALAEAGVPRGVVNVVSGTGTEVGEAAVDSPDVDMVSFTGSTEVGRRIAEVCGRGMKRQLMELGGKGAALVFDDADLASAVSGIGTTFSFYSGQICTAPTRVLAQRGIHDQLVEQLAAYMGHLKVGDPGERGTVVGPVISAAHRDRIESYVDLGRKEGATVVAGGERPSFEKGFYTAPTLLADCTNDMRVVREEIFGPVVVVVPFDDEEEGIALANDSDYGLLDYVWSGDVARAFRVAARLRAGGVGVNTVGRNMEAPFGGFKQSGVGRDVGSYALHAYSETQSIVWPG, from the coding sequence TTGAGCGAGGGCCAGGAACAGCGGGTGAACGCGGTCCGGGACCAGGGGCTGTTCATCGACGGCGAGTGGGTCGCGCCGGACGGCGGGCACTACGACGTGATCAACCCGGCCACCGAGGAGAGCGTCGGTCCCGCGCCCGAAGCGAGCCGCGAGCAGGTGTACGCGGCGGCTGCCGCCGCTCGTGCCGCCTTCGCGGGCTGGTCACGGACGGCGCCGGAGGAGCGCTCCGCGATCCTCGGCCGGGCCGCCGACATCATGCAGCGGGAGTTCCTGCCGTACGCGGCGCTCGCCCGGGCGGAGAGCGGCGCCACCACGGCGACGGCACGCGGTATGCAGGTCGGCGTGGGGGTGGCACGCTTCCGGCGCTATGCGAAGGGCGCGCTCGAACCGGTCGAGCAGGGGCTGCCGCCGCAGATCAACGAGGCGGGCCCGATGGGCCGGGCAGGCGTCTTCGGGGCGCTCGCCGCCCGCCGGCCGGTGGGTGTCGTCACCTGCATCACCTCGTACAACAACCCCTGGGCCAATCCCGCGGGCAAGGTCGCGCCCGCGCTCGCCATGGGCAACACGGTGGTCGTCAAGCCCGCGCCGCAGGACCCCCTCTCGGTCTTCCGGATGGCGGAGGCGCTGGCCGAGGCGGGGGTGCCGCGCGGGGTGGTGAACGTGGTGAGCGGGACGGGTACGGAGGTGGGCGAGGCGGCCGTCGACTCACCGGACGTCGACATGGTCAGCTTCACCGGCTCCACGGAGGTCGGCAGGCGCATTGCCGAGGTCTGCGGCCGTGGCATGAAGCGGCAGCTGATGGAGCTGGGCGGCAAGGGCGCGGCGCTGGTCTTCGACGACGCGGACTTGGCATCGGCGGTGTCCGGGATCGGCACGACCTTCTCCTTCTACAGCGGTCAGATCTGCACGGCGCCCACCCGGGTCCTGGCCCAGCGCGGCATCCACGACCAGCTGGTGGAGCAACTTGCCGCGTACATGGGCCACTTGAAGGTCGGTGACCCGGGCGAGCGGGGCACCGTGGTCGGGCCGGTCATCTCGGCGGCCCACCGGGACCGGATCGAGTCGTACGTCGACCTCGGCCGGAAGGAGGGCGCGACGGTCGTCGCGGGCGGTGAACGGCCCTCGTTCGAGAAGGGCTTCTACACCGCGCCCACCCTGCTGGCCGACTGCACCAACGACATGCGGGTCGTCCGCGAGGAGATCTTCGGCCCGGTCGTCGTGGTCGTCCCCTTCGACGACGAGGAGGAGGGCATCGCCCTGGCCAACGACAGCGACTACGGCCTGCTCGACTACGTCTGGTCCGGTGACGTGGCCCGCGCCTTCCGGGTGGCTGCCCGGCTGCGGGCCGGAGGGGTCGGGGTGAACACCGTCGGGCGGAACATGGAGGCCCCGTTCGGCGGGTTCAAACAGAGCGGCGTGGGCCGGGACGTCGGCTCGTACGCCCTGCACGCCTACAGCGAGACGCAGTCGATCGTCTGGCCGGGGTGA
- a CDS encoding LLM class flavin-dependent oxidoreductase: MEFGLFVQGYVPKQRLQADPEAEHKALMEETEYVIQADKSNFKYAWASEHHFLEEYSHLSANDVFLGYLAHATDRIHLGSGIFNPLAPVNHPVKVAEKVAMMDHLSEGRFEFGSGRGAGSHEILGFMPGITDMNHTKEIWEETIGEFPKMWLQDEYVGFQGKHWSLPPRKILPKPYGKAHPAMWYAAGSPASYAMAGKKGLGVLGFSVQKVSDMEWVVESYKNAVKEAEPIGAFVNDNVMVTSTAICAETHDKAVEIAVSGGLNYLQSLLFRYHDTFPRPDGIPEWPELLPEYSTEIIELLIAEELMICGDPGEVLQQCKRWEQAGADQLSFGLPIGISSEDTLNTIKLIGEHVIPQIDTDPVHRTTRFRQTGA, from the coding sequence TTGGAATTCGGGCTCTTTGTACAGGGATACGTACCGAAGCAGCGCCTCCAGGCCGATCCCGAGGCCGAGCACAAGGCGCTGATGGAGGAGACCGAGTACGTCATCCAGGCGGACAAGTCCAACTTCAAGTACGCCTGGGCCTCCGAGCACCACTTCCTGGAGGAGTACTCGCACCTCTCCGCCAACGACGTGTTCCTCGGGTACCTCGCGCACGCGACGGACCGCATCCACCTCGGGTCCGGCATCTTCAACCCGCTGGCGCCGGTCAACCACCCCGTCAAGGTCGCCGAGAAGGTGGCCATGATGGACCACCTCTCGGAGGGCCGCTTCGAGTTCGGCTCGGGGCGCGGTGCGGGCAGTCACGAGATCCTCGGGTTCATGCCGGGCATCACGGACATGAACCACACCAAGGAGATCTGGGAAGAGACGATCGGCGAGTTTCCCAAGATGTGGCTCCAGGACGAGTACGTCGGCTTCCAGGGCAAGCACTGGTCGCTGCCGCCGCGCAAGATCCTGCCCAAGCCGTACGGGAAGGCGCACCCGGCCATGTGGTACGCCGCCGGGTCACCCGCCTCGTACGCGATGGCCGGCAAGAAGGGCCTCGGGGTGCTGGGGTTCAGCGTCCAGAAGGTCTCGGACATGGAGTGGGTCGTCGAGTCGTACAAGAACGCGGTGAAGGAGGCCGAGCCGATCGGCGCCTTCGTCAACGACAACGTCATGGTGACCTCGACCGCGATCTGCGCCGAGACCCACGACAAGGCGGTCGAGATCGCCGTCAGCGGCGGGCTGAACTACCTGCAGTCGCTGCTGTTCCGCTATCACGACACGTTCCCGCGGCCCGACGGCATCCCGGAGTGGCCCGAGCTGCTGCCCGAGTACAGCACGGAGATCATCGAGCTGCTCATCGCGGAGGAGCTGATGATCTGCGGTGACCCCGGCGAGGTGCTCCAGCAGTGCAAGCGGTGGGAGCAGGCGGGGGCGGACCAGCTGTCGTTCGGGCTGCCGATCGGGATCTCGTCCGAGGACACGCTCAACACCATCAAGCTCATCGGTGAGCACGTCATCCCGCAGATCGACACGGACCCGGTCCACCGGACGACCCGCTTCCGGCAGACCGGGGCGTAA
- a CDS encoding sensor histidine kinase — translation MAGVSKRRPDRFSARQWPDWSFWATGEDGGRSRKIIVVANSVSLLLLIPRATEIADSGRNTWLIGAALAALACYGVGYSAALWRGPVASRLSRGVAVAVMFALGAAPALLLGTPDYLTDMTYAVVIGLMLLPLRCSWLLGFAVALLQVVWMRLGDGRVHWGEVALLVGVTAVLGTVFALTFTIGHLRAAREQVRSLAVARERERVARDLHDVLGHSLSTMTVKLGLARRVLEHSGDVDRAVAEIRELESLSRQALSDVRATVSDYRTVSLAAEIAGARVALRAAGVRAELPTAADNVTPELQAVFGYVVREAVTNVLRHSAAEQCGIRLGRDWVEITDDGTGPSGTVAGHGLTGLTERLAAVSGTLTHGERPGGGFRVLARGPAPAARPATAPAPSAGEEPA, via the coding sequence ATGGCCGGCGTGAGCAAGCGCCGGCCCGACAGGTTCTCCGCACGGCAGTGGCCGGACTGGAGCTTCTGGGCGACCGGGGAGGACGGCGGCCGGAGCCGGAAGATCATCGTCGTCGCCAACAGCGTCTCCCTGCTCCTCCTGATCCCCCGGGCCACCGAGATCGCGGACAGCGGCAGGAACACCTGGCTCATCGGTGCCGCCCTCGCCGCCCTCGCCTGCTACGGCGTGGGCTACTCGGCCGCCCTGTGGCGCGGTCCTGTGGCGTCCCGGCTCTCGCGCGGCGTAGCCGTCGCCGTGATGTTCGCGCTCGGGGCCGCCCCGGCGCTGCTGCTGGGCACGCCCGATTACCTGACCGACATGACGTACGCCGTCGTGATCGGGCTGATGCTGCTGCCGTTGCGCTGCTCCTGGCTGCTCGGCTTCGCCGTGGCCCTCCTCCAGGTCGTCTGGATGCGGCTGGGCGACGGGCGCGTGCACTGGGGGGAGGTGGCGCTGCTCGTCGGCGTCACCGCCGTCCTCGGCACCGTCTTCGCGCTGACCTTCACGATCGGCCACCTGAGGGCCGCCCGCGAGCAGGTCAGGAGTCTGGCCGTGGCCCGGGAGCGGGAGCGGGTCGCCCGGGACCTGCACGACGTCCTCGGGCACAGCCTCTCGACGATGACCGTCAAGCTGGGACTGGCCCGGCGCGTCCTGGAGCACTCCGGCGACGTCGACCGGGCCGTCGCCGAGATCCGCGAACTCGAAAGCCTGTCGCGGCAGGCCCTCTCCGATGTACGGGCCACGGTCTCCGACTACCGGACGGTGTCGCTGGCCGCCGAGATCGCCGGCGCACGCGTGGCACTCCGCGCCGCGGGCGTAAGGGCCGAGCTGCCGACCGCTGCCGACAACGTGACGCCCGAGTTGCAGGCGGTCTTCGGCTACGTGGTGCGGGAGGCGGTGACCAATGTGCTGCGCCACTCCGCCGCCGAACAGTGCGGCATCCGGCTGGGCCGCGACTGGGTGGAGATCACCGACGACGGCACGGGCCCGTCCGGGACGGTGGCCGGACACGGACTGACCGGCCTCACCGAGCGGCTGGCCGCGGTCTCGGGCACGCTGACGCACGGCGAACGCCCCGGCGGTGGTTTCCGCGTGCTCGCGCGCGGTCCGGCACCGGCAGCGCGGCCCGCGACCGCGCCGGCGCCCTCCGCCGGGGAGGAACCGGCATGA